The genomic segment AATCCAGTAGGTTTaacacattttttctttagaccccaaaatatatatttagcATTAGGAGACCGTCAGCTGTAGCAAAACGCAATCAAGAAAGACGTGCACTATCATatacagtcgattgacaaagcgttgtcgtcaaccggcttcgcgactacgcgacaagcccgcatgtaagcatgggtaaaaacactgaagcgcctagctgcatatagTAGCCACTGCATAACTTCCAGTATACGCGGTGGCTACTCttatacagtcgtttgacaaaaggttgtcatcaaccggctttgcgactacgcgacaagctcgcatgtaagcatgggtaaaaaaaaaacactgaagcGGGTCTAAGTCTGAAGTTATGCAGTGgataatatatgcagctaagcGCTTCAGtagtttttacccatgcttacatgcgggcttgttgCGCAGTCGCGAAGCCAGttgatgacaacctttttGTCAATCCATAGGCTTACCAACCTTTCAGTCAGTCTCCACTCAATCCCAGTAACcagctcgaatattttcactATTGTTCAACTCCTGTTattgtcctataattgtcttattTCCTATAATAAAAGTCACAATGAACTctcattgctttgtgatgtgtatttattcaaaataaggtgatcaatcgtgaaaatgttcgagctagttactgggattgactgtagactgactgagaggttggtaagcctgtggtcAATCGACTGTATGACTTCAGATGTGATCCGTGATAAcaccatcctcggggacccagggcgtcacGGAGATCGGGCGcacagggagcgcgcgagaaaGAAAAAGCACTGAAAGCCTGTTTCTTTCTCGCtccgcgctccctgtgtgcccgatctccgcggcgccctgggtccccgaggatgtgaTAACACAAGCCGATACTCAATGCTCAAAGACCGGAAGTTGTCTGCACGTAAACCGCGATGAGAGCACAACTCACCCTAACTTTATAAGTACTATTAATCCCAAAACAATTTATCTTTGTTGGGAGACCCAAGCGCTCActtttaaatataatatatagtaCGATTAGGATGGGTTTTGCtccataaattaaaaaaaaatccttgataaAACTAAACCATTTTAGTACATTAGTGGTATGATTCCACACTACCTTTACCTCGGATACGGCGCTTGTCAACTCGCTTGTATCAAACCCGTACTCTGTGCAGTTCGCACAACACTCGCTAACACCACAGCTACCATTACGTGCAACAGGTAGCGAGCCTTTGCAGTCAAACGGTGGAGTGACGGCATAGAATACCTGGATGAGCTGTTGGAGCCCGACGGGCACTGACATAATACACGTAAAGGCGTACAGGAAAGCAGGGTAGCGACCGAACCCGCCAACGAGACGTAGAAGATCGTCGAAGTCGTAAGCTCGGTCTGACTGTAGCATGAGTGGCGTGGATGCCGCCTCATCGCAATCGTCTTCTCTTCCCTTGACCACTTTGGTGAGCTGAACCCCTTCTGCCATGTTTCCTCAAGTGTGGATGCCAATGTATGTCAATATTAAAACTGTTTCATGGAAATGGGGGAATTGGAATGTTTTGAAAGGAGTGCTGGAGTGAATATCTTTATCATTCAACACCAGCTTATCATTAATTCATTCTCAAACCCCTTGAAATGTTATAATTTTAAATTCATTTAGATCCATTTAGATAACAGGAATTATACAGAACGTGAAGGCAATAGAAAACTGTCTGTAGCATCGCATTCTCTTGCACCTCCTCAGGTACAGAACTCTCCGTACAGAAGACGGGAAAACAACATATGGAAAACGCAATTTACCACTAGAACCTTACGGTGTAAAAACAGGACAGACAAAATTATGTAAAAAATGCATGCGTAGTGAGAGTCGTAAAATATACTTATTAATTGTAGTGACTTGCGTTTTTATTATTCAACAATTTCATTATAATGAGGCAATCTATGGTAATGACTTTTGACTTTagttaataatagtaatctaTTAATAGCGCACTCACCTATGGAAATACGATCAAATGCGGATGCAAAGCTGCTTGAAATGCTCTGTAACGACACGTTTTATCAACGACTTCCCTGCGTTTGGTATGTTTTTTATCAGTATTTGTATTTACACCTACTACTTAAACATACAGCACTCATCATCAGTGAATACAAATCTCGCCTTATTGGAGTGAAATCCAACTCCCTCTCGACTCTTTAAAGCTCTTGTAGTTTGTATGGTATAAAAAATCCCTTGAGACCAAATCCGTTCACCGTTCATTGGCGGAATGTTTGTTAAGTActtgaggtttttttttatatcttagTATGGGTGGCACCTCATTTCCACATGCCGCTATAAAGCTTCCTGTCACGCAGCGCTACTGTCACGCCCTGTAACGCACTGTAACGTCACACCTTATCAGCGTCTACCTCACTCGATCCAGACGGAGATTAGTCTCCTTCGTGCTGCGCACGAGTGGCTGCGGAGGGGAGACTAAACGGAGATGAGGTTTAATGAGAGTTCCAGCACTCGTCATTGTTTGACCGTGCGCTCTCATGTTTATTAGAGTTGCCGGCGTTTGATTGCGTTAATGAGAGTTATTGTAGGTATAATAACAGCTCATCTTCTGTATAAATACCATGGTATTTATGGTGATACACGACAAATCTTTTGGTGGTAAATCATGTGACACATCTTTGTAACTCTGTTGAATATGTAtaaatgcaaggaatctcTTGTTCATGGTATTTATACAAAGGTTGGACTGCTTGTTAGTTATTGAGTGTATAATTGGCCAGCATTTCCACAacaaaatacaatttttttaaaggttaATTACAGATTCGGTTTTATATGTGCCAATTCGGTAATGGATCCTGAAGATTACGCTGATTCATcttatacactcttttttttatgaaatccTCTTTAtcagaacgtccagcctgggATTtcgccaaattttaagaacatgctaacaTTCTAATAATTTTTTGGGTATTATAATTTTATGTActctaaaatttaagaacatcgtttaGAACATCGTttagaacatattcagccttaaaatttCCCAAAAGTAAGAACAGCCCATCAGCCTCAActaaaaattagacgttcttataaaaaaaaaaggggggaaTTGAAACATGACCACTCGCGTGAAGTCTTTGACTCTCACTTGCTCTCATCATCTCCATTTGATCGAAGCTTAACTTTACATCCCATATGTTACCCATAGCATTACAATTGGTTAGATTATCAACTCAAGGTTGAAAAGCAAAAATCAACTTCCGGGCTTGGTATAATACTTCCTGTCACGCATTAGCTCACCCCGTTGGTATTTTATTCCGCACGAGTTCTTTTCATCAGTCACAACAACAAAGCGAAGCAAAACACGTCAAGCCACACTCAAAGAAGCGACACGAACATGGAAAATACTACAAACGCGAGTATTTCAGCGGACACAGGGCCCAACCAAGTCTTTCCTGCAGCAGTACGGTACTCCTACATCGTCTACTACATCATCATATTTCTACTGGCCACCGTTGGAAATATCTTCGCATTACTCACATGTTATAAGTCGTATCGCGAAACAACTTCGGTTTTGCTCTGCTTTATAGCCAGTCTTAGCTCTGCAGACCTTCTTTTTACCCTACTTACACCAATCGACCTGGCCGCTTTTCTCGCCGGTGCTTGGGTGTCCGGCAAAGTGTTGTGTCCGGTGCAAAGTTTTCTTATTGAGAGTAGCTATACGGCATCTATTTTAACGCTCGCCGCAATAAGTCACGAGAGACTTGTAGCAGTGTCGTCTCCACTTCTGGCTCGTTCGCAGAGAGTAAATCAGAGGAAGTTCATACCTCTCCTCATTTGGGCTTTGTCTTTGGTCTTATGTTCTCCCCTACTCTACGCTTACAGAATAACAAGTGGCGATGGCTCTCCACTCCAATGTGTGAACACAGCTTGGGGAAATAAAGGACGGCAGATCTACTACTCTATTCAAGGAGTGTCACTATTTATTGTACCATTATCTTACATGAGCTGGGCGCATTATAAGATTTTCAAGTCTCTAAAGAAACATCAGTTAGCCCGTGCACGCCTCGCCTCCAAGACCCCGTCGCTGAAAGAGGGCTTTAACGAGAAAAAGATAACCAAGATGCTAGCGATCGTGACGTTAATTTTCGTCGCTTGTTACTTCCCGTTCTTGGCGGTTCGTTCGCTGCGTTATTTTCACGTGTATTCTGGGGACATGGTTTGGCGGTGCGTTCAACTCATGATCTTCACACAAGCTGCTGTAAACCCCGTCATTTATTGCTTCTACAGCAAGCAGTTTCGGGGAGTGTTCAAGGAATTGTTACGGTGCCGATGGGCAGCAGTAAACCGCAAGAAAACTGAGCAGCCATTAAGGTCGCGGTCACGTACCTCGTCTTCTGTATTTCAGTCAGGCTCGGTCCACCTGAACGTTATCTACGACCCCGAGAAAGTCAGTCGCGTGCCTAACGGACTTGTGGAAGGAGATAGAGGTCCATAGGATGGGCAACTCTACcaataaacattaaaaaaataatgttatttATATAAACTTTCAAGCAATTCTCAGCTGATAACTTTTTAGCAAAAATACATGTTTAAACATATGAACATTGTtgagctttaaaaaaaaatagatttaaaTATCGTCCCATCTGATTCTAAGCAATTTATTTGATGTGGTTTTTGTGATATCCAGAATTGCCAATGACAAGACAAGCGGAATCAGGCAAGGTCAACGGCCGAGGCATTGTTTCTTCCGGATATAACATAAACCGAATCCAACACTGTCTCAGGAAGATGTGCGCGCATAGGATCAGTAACTAGCTTGCAGATTATGAAGACATCTACCCCAGATTGCGTGATTCTCAAAATACGCGccggggagaggggggggggggggggggaagggggcgcTATGCACTATCACTCAGTATCGAGATAGTGAGTACAATTATGCATAATATTATTGATATATAATATTGAATAGCAgctttattttgatttatttatgCAAAAGCTCATTAACATACACTCCAAATAAGGTTGCAAGTAGCCCACATTGCTTATAACGTGGGTCCTGGTTACTGAATCCTGGTGTTTAAAAACCGTGCGAATCTTTACAGGAATATACACAAGAATAGGgtagttttcaaaatcccgtgcaaaagaaaatgtaattgttaaagtgtaatagtcaagccagaacaaaagagaaccaCAAAGACATTGCAATGTGAGtacaaaataaactaaatagtatttcatgggtttttgaaaacactCTAGCAGCTTTAAAACTagatttgtgttttatttacGCCTATTCTTATTACCCATGAGGCACCGCGGGCTACGACACAGATTCTCCGAGTCGGCAACCttaatatttgaaaaaggTGTATACCACATGGGTTGCACGAGATCCTTGGTAAATCTCGgccttttgtcttttgttttttcttctacCTATCAAATGGTGTAACAGAAGACTTCCTCGCATTGTAATTCTAACTTTAAGACGAATATCTTGTATGCACAGTTACCGCatcatttatttctatttgaaAAACTCGGTCATCTGTGCAAACACAGCTTTCCAGCCATTTCCTCTCCTCTCCAGCAAAGGTGGCTAATAAAGGcgctttttttatataacgGTAAAAATGATTAACTTAAATGATTAAGTTGTGAACCTTCAATGCTGGACAAAACTATTGTcgacttttttgttttttcactGCATAGGGGGTTCAATGTACCCTACTCCTCCTACGCgcttcacccccctccccccattacAATGTTGTTCAATTCGGGCTGTCTTTCTCAGAATTTAAGCACATCATCCAACATTAAAAGAGGGGAAGGAGGGTTTAAATGACATTGTCTTGGAAAGAAAACTAGTTGACTAACGATAGATATCGAGAAATCCGCCTTTTTTTAAGGACGCGACAACTAGTTTTGTCCAGCATTGTAGGTTGCGGGGGATGAGGTTAGGGCGGGGTGAAACAATGTATAAAATATCTGCTGGTTGGTGGAAAATTCGAAAATTTcaacattaaaaatattttcttttaacattttgttcggaaaaaaggaaagGGACCTTTGCCCATCCCCCCTTTCCGGGTCCGCCCCTTCTGTATCTATCAACTACGAGCTTCTTCTTTTTCATCTTGAAATTCCATTTTTGAACAACATTGTGCAAGTCTATTATTTGTTTTCCTAACATTACATACGATTGATACATGACTCAACGCGCTTGGGTATAGATTGATGAACGTTTATTGCTTTAGTAGGTAGAAAGCTGGGTAAATATTCCTTGTAAAGTATCAAATAACAACCTTTCGTGTGTACCCAGCATATTCAGTTCCATGACTTTGCTTTTTGTATTGAActgaattattattttttttaaagaaaaaaagttcctGTCTTTTAGCGCATAACTGAGAACAAAATTTTCTCGATCGCAGCTGACCCAAAAACAGGCATAGAAACGCTCACAAATAAAGAATGCAAACACAATATTGAGGCTATGTATACGAAATACAGTTAAGTTGATTGATACTTGTCAATCAAGGTTTAGTAAATGCAATGATATAAACTGTATACATGATATTCTGACTCACTTGCCCGCGGTCATCATGAAAACATCAAGTCAGCTTCTGGTCGTCTTTCTCTCCGTGTCAGGTGAGGTGAATGTGCTGAAGACTCCTTCGGAAGTTTGGTATTGACATTTTATAATTATGTTTTCGACCACACCTTAAGTAGAAGAAGGGACGATTCAAAGaaatagcctgcgtagcggacGTAGGCTAAAAGAGACGACAAACTCGGACTATAATAACCGGATGAATCATTTTTTATAGACTCCGGCGCTACCGGATACCTGGTCAATGTGTAACCTATGATAAAAACACTACAAGGAAGGATTTAAcaagattattttattttatatataaacTGATAAAAGTGTTATGGTTTTCTTTGCAGTGATTCTAAAGCACACAAGTGGTAAGTTAATGATGAAATTCCAAATCATCTTATCATTAAAAAAGGTGGCACACTCTGTTCACCGGATCCCTCAATGAATTGGAAAGTCGTCCAGTACGTACTTGATATGGCTCTTATGTAAGATTGAATAGGGATTTTTCCCCCatggttataaaaaaaacatacgaaaacacgaatagaaaaggTGTAACAATGACTAGAAATGTTGCCTGAGGGCTTCTTGAGGAAGGTCGCCAATTCTCTTTGTAAAATTCTTACTCTACGGGGTGTCATGGGGGTGTCATCATTCATCCTTACAAGACCCTCCTATCTCATGCACAGAAACCATTGATATTACCAGATGTGATTCGTCTCATGTTTTCCCTGTTCTCAGCTCTTTCATGCGGATATCGCTACGGTACTCGTATCATCAGCGGAAGTGACGCACAGCCCAACTCTTGGCCCTGGATGGTGCAGATCAACTACAACAATGGACATCACTGCGGCGGTACTCTCGTGAGCCCGCAATGGGTTGTTACTGCGGCGCACTGCGTGGATCACGTGAAAGATCCGAAAAATTATAATGAACTGGCGATCACTCTCGGCGAGCACAAGCGAAGCGCTTCGGAAGGCACCGAGCAGAGGTTTTCCGTAGCTAGGATTATTGTGCATCCTCAGTACTTTGAACCCACTGCCATTAACAATGACATCGGTAAGACCACGACTTGAATCAGAGTATTACTGATACAAGCCAACCACAATTCACACAAGAAAGACCACAAGAACAATCCGAGTATTTTAAACCAATCACCCATTAACAATGAAATCCCGGTAAGAGCACGAGTTCAATCCGAATATTTCAAACCAAATAAACTATTCCCAATGATATACCACGATAAGACCACGAGTACAATCCGAGTAACAACCGCCATCAAAATTGACAACAGCCATTTTTAACAATGGCATCGGTAAAATCACATTGACATGGCGGCGGTGATGGTGCCCTGGCACTCGAGGGAGGGAGAGGGGATAGTCCGGAGAAAACGCCATCATATTGGTGGATTGGTTAGCTTATGGCTCGATCAACCAATATTATTCAAGATTCTATAATCAAGTACGCTTCTTATCGCTTCTTATCTTATCTTATCGCGAACTCAAGTCAGTTAATCCCGAGAGGTTCGTGTGATTTACAAGTTAAAAACTATTAAAAATTAACTACCACTTTTTCCGTTTAAATACCAGCACTGATCAAGCTTAACAAGCCCGCACGACTGAACAAGTACGTGAACCTTGCATGTCTACCACGACAGGGCGAGGAGCTATCGGACGGGAAGATCTGCTACGCTACCGGTAAAAACCAGACCTATAACATTCCCACCCCAGCCCCTTTTCTCTTACCACGCCCTTTTTTTAACTTCACAGGCTGGGGATTGACAGTGGGCGGTGACTGgaagagccaatcagatgtcCTCAAACAGACACCACTTCCAGTGGTTAACAGACAAGAGTGTCAGACAGACTATGATGATATACCTATTACTACAGCTATGATGTGCACAGGTATATCACCTTGGCAACATTCACCTTACAACGGCCATTATGTTGCTCTATGATATATTTATTGATTTTCTATCGATTTATGTTTTGGACAGTTTCATAAAGGCGCTATTAAAGTCAAATAATAGAAGGTTAAAGTTTTGCAATAATTTTTAAAGTATAATTAATAGGTGAAGATGTTGTACGTGTTAGTCTATTGGCAAAAATCTAAAATTGAGTGGTATTATAGGCATAGGTTCGTAGCTATAGCAACGAACACAACCCTCACTGCGTCATACCATAATGCGCAAGAGCGGATGTTGTCCCGAACACAACCCTCACTGCGTCATACCATAATGCGCAAGAACGGATGTT from the Nematostella vectensis chromosome 4, jaNemVect1.1, whole genome shotgun sequence genome contains:
- the LOC116617840 gene encoding QRFP-like peptide receptor encodes the protein MENTTNASISADTGPNQVFPAAVRYSYIVYYIIIFLLATVGNIFALLTCYKSYRETTSVLLCFIASLSSADLLFTLLTPIDLAAFLAGAWVSGKVLCPVQSFLIESSYTASILTLAAISHERLVAVSSPLLARSQRVNQRKFIPLLIWALSLVLCSPLLYAYRITSGDGSPLQCVNTAWGNKGRQIYYSIQGVSLFIVPLSYMSWAHYKIFKSLKKHQLARARLASKTPSLKEGFNEKKITKMLAIVTLIFVACYFPFLAVRSLRYFHVYSGDMVWRCVQLMIFTQAAVNPVIYCFYSKQFRGVFKELLRCRWAAVNRKKTEQPLRSRSRTSSSVFQSGSVHLNVIYDPEKVSRVPNGLVEGDRGP
- the LOC5511530 gene encoding CUB and peptidase domain-containing protein 2, translating into MKTSSQLLVVFLSVSVILKHTSALSCGYRYGTRIISGSDAQPNSWPWMVQINYNNGHHCGGTLVSPQWVVTAAHCVDHVKDPKNYNELAITLGEHKRSASEGTEQRFSVARIIVHPQYFEPTAINNDIALIKLNKPARLNKYVNLACLPRQGEELSDGKICYATGWGLTVGGDWKSQSDVLKQTPLPVVNRQECQTDYDDIPITTAMMCTGYGGRSSISTCNTDSGGPVVCKSKLGHWYLQGVVSFGARACAPGHYSVNAKVSKFVTWINQYI